A genomic segment from Maniola jurtina chromosome 9, ilManJurt1.1, whole genome shotgun sequence encodes:
- the LOC123867945 gene encoding uncharacterized protein LOC123867945 isoform X2, which produces MRWLTHFGILLLTITSITADWSWGGENADKNVEDNNDKPTELLQGEETAEAQEKNFNTTGSVLDDIVDELVSSKQGRSLGGFDDVYSDPTIKEALDSGDDLEARNLIKGRLCTLGLIQCEDEDTQEKRYVSPDELIYAQPVDIKPYGKPIASIPVRGPPRAYGPPKPMRYPPRPQKIPSKRPGYGGNIRPGFSEKYGVAGSNFQFSQNSGAYNGYDSNYVTKPPTFANNEPYSFDNSKPIYNKDPTAGHSNSKPDTIVQQHVHHHYVHEDGNKEPKVIIKPVAIPVGSVGHLASQLHNQESSDVITSSGGDFNAFSSGGFKPMTGGFIQSSKPIYESDTIYGSQFGHGGFNKGSSNFLSQGLPNQFNNNAFEDQKLGNSLGNYASQNGEFYKKELNVGSSNNLFNQGPATFGQNNLYQQNYHEAKAQGFECACVSYDQCPSQEIIGRRDDLYLPIDPRNKGSEIVALTEEQLDTLNKTSADAQQNQNSTEVKEITKRDVSDAKDKEATKEIEPRQGYFGRPQIPQCQQNQVCCRRPLRPQASSRGQCGLRNSQGINGRIKTPSYVDGDSEFGEYPWQAAILKKDPKESVYVCGGTLIDGLHIMTAAHCIKSYKGFELRVRLGEWDVNHDVEFYPYIERDVISVHVHPLYYAGTLDNDLAILKLDHPVEWPKYPHISPACLPDKYTEYAGQRCWTTGWGKDAFGSNGKYQNILKEVDVPVLPHGQCQQQLRQTRLGYNYELNPGFICAGGEDGKDACKGDGGGPLVCERSGTWQLVGVVSWGIGCGQAGVPGVYVKVAHYLDWISQITGKLSHY; this is translated from the exons ATGCGCTGGTTGACACATTTTGGTATCCTGCTACTAACTATAACTAGTATAACTGCAGACTGGTCATGGGGAGGAGAAAATGCAGATAAAAATGTggaagataataatgataaaccAACAGAATTGTTACAAGGGGAAGAAACAGCCGAAGCAcaagaaaagaattttaacaCCACTGGCTCTGTACTGGACGACATCGTTGATGAATTAGTGAGCAGCAAACAAGGCAGAAGTCTGGGTGGCTTTGACGACGTGTATAGCGATCCAACAATCAAAGAAGCTTTAGACTCGGGAGATGATTTAGAAGCTAGAAATTTAATCAAAGGTCGCCTGTGCACCTTAGGACTTattcaa TGTGAAGATGAAGACACTCAAGAAAAAAGGTATGTTTCACCAGATGAACTGATTTATGCCCAACCGGTTGACATCAAACCTTATGGAAAACCCATTGCCTCTATCCCAGTGCGAGGCCCACCTAGAGCTTATGGACCTCCTAAGCCAATGCGCTATCCTCCACGCCCGCAAAAGATTCCTTCTAAGAGACCAGGATATGGTGGAAATATTCGACCAGGGTTTTCTGAGAAATACGGTGTTGCTGGTAGCAACTTCCAATTTTCTCAAAACAGTGGAGCTTATAATGGATACGATTCTAATTATGTAACAAAACCACCGACATTTGCTAACAATGAGCCATATAGTTTTGACAATTCGAAACCTATTTATAACAAAGACCCAACAGCCGGCCACAGCAACAGCAAACCAGACACTATAGTGCAGCAACATGTTCACCACCACTATGTGCATGAAGATGGTAACAAGGAACCTAAAGTTATAATAAAGCCCGTAGCTATTCCAGTGGGATCAGTAGGACATCTAGCATCGCAGTTACACAATCAAGAATCTTCTGACGTTATAACGTCATCGGGAGGTGACTTCAACGCTTTCTCTTCCGGTGGATTTAAGCCCATGACTGGAGGCTTCATTCAAAGCAGTAAGCCAATTTATGAATCAGATACGATTTATGGATCACAATTTGGTCACGGGGGCTTTAACAAAGGGAGCTCTAACTTCCTCAGTCAAGGATTACCAAACCAATTTAACAATAATGCTTTTGAAGATCAAAAATTAGGAAATTCTTTAGGTAACTACGCATCCCAAAATGGAGAGTTCTACAAAAAGGAACTTAATGTAGGATCTAGTAACAACTTGTTTAATCAAGGACCAGCGACATTCGGTCAAAATAATCTTTACCAACAAAATTATCACGAAGCTAAGGCACAAGGATTTGAATGTGCATGTGTAAGCTACGATCAGTGTCCTAGCCAAGAAATTATTGGACGCAGAGACGATTTATATCTGCCAATAGATCCACGTAACAAGGGAAGCGAAATTGTAGCGCTAACCGAAGAACAATTGGATACTTTAAACAAAACTTCCGCCGATGCGCAGCAAAATCAAAATAGTACTGAAGTTAAAGAAATTACTAAAAGAGACGTTAGTGATGCCAAAGACAAGGAAGCGACCAAAGAAATTGAACcc CGACAAGGATACTTCGGCCGACCACAAATTCCACAATGTCAACAAAACCAAGTGTGCTGTCGTCGCCCACTTCGGCCACAAGCATCCAGCCGTGGTCAGTGTGGACTAAGGAACTCGCAAGGCATCAACGGAAGAATAAAGACACCATCCTACGTGGACGGTGACAGTGAATTTGGAGAATATCCATGGCAAGCCGCTATATTAAAGAAAGACCCTAAAGAATCGGTGTATGTCTGTGGAGGAACACTCATTGATGGACTTCATATTATGACAGCAGCACATTGTATCAAATC aTACAAAGGATTCGAGCTAAGAGTGCGTTTAGGTGAATGGGATGTTAATCACGACGTAGAGTTCTACCCATACATCGAAAGAGACGTCATTTCAGTACATGTGCATCCTCTGTACTATGCTGGAACTTTAGACAACGATCTTGCTATTCTAAAATTGGATCACCCAGTGGAATGGCCCAAGTATCCCCACATCAGCCCCGCCTGCTTGCCCGATAAATACACCGAATACGCTGGGCAAAGGTGTTGGACGACGGGCTGGGGAAAAGACGCGTTCGGCTCCAACGGGAAATATCAAAACATCCTGAAAGAAGTCGATGTTCCAGTACTGCCTCATGGTCAATGTCAACAACAGCTGCGACAGACGCGCCTCGGCTACAACTATGAACTGAATCCAGGGTTCATTTGTGCCGGTGGTGAAGATGGCAAAGATGCTTGCAAAGGTGACGGTGGCGGTCCATTGGTGTGCGAGCGCAGCGGCACTTGGCAATTAGTTGGTGTAGTCTCATGGGGCATTGGATGCGGCCAAGCTGGCGTCCCCGGCGTCTATGTGAAAGTTGCTCACTATCTAGACTGGATCTCACAAATTACTGGGAAACTCTCCCATTATTAA
- the LOC123867945 gene encoding uncharacterized protein LOC123867945 isoform X1, with the protein MRWLTHFGILLLTITSITADWSWGGENADKNVEDNNDKPTELLQGEETAEAQEKNFNTTGSVLDDIVDELVSSKQGRSLGGFDDVYSDPTIKEALDSGDDLEARNLIKGRLCTLGLIQCEDEDTQEKRYVSPDELIYAQPVDIKPYGKPIASIPVRGPPRAYGPPKPMRYPPRPQKIPSKRPGYGGNIRPGFSEKYGVAGSNFQFSQNSGAYNGYDSNYVTKPPTFANNEPYSFDNSKPIYNKDPTAGHSNSKPDTIVQQHVHHHYVHEDGNKEPKVIIKPVAIPVGSVGHLASQLHNQESSDVITSSGGDFNAFSSGGFKPMTGGFIQSSKPIYESDTIYGSQFGHGGFNKGSSNFLSQGLPNQFNNNAFEDQKLGNSLGNYASQNGEFYKKELNVGSSNNLFNQGPATFGQNNLYQQNYHEAKAQGFECACVSYDQCPSQEIIGRRDDLYLPIDPRNKGSEIVALTEEQLDTLNKTSADAQQNQNSTEVKEITKRDVSDAKDKEATKEIEPRLFGLDGFGENGGNNKKQVQPTFGVSFGLPQPSHGYPINPFNSNPLHNPYGPALNGGGLNLGLLSVNPLLAVQITKNDYGEKIVKPFVNLHVTPNEHVINKLGHIFHEKKEYLLNKHEHFHHYKPYSYDHHLYKPIHPPFSYPAHPPHYIHKPIYSPHFSHYEHGHYRENPQNTLETPLSNDDYYDDDDNDSNSYDGSVDDNPYLGGYGFERSANTSANNRDVNYANRYAYSRSLTVPSNPGANRGGQAIRFPEKRKRRQISLEASGIEHIEERQGYFGRPQIPQCQQNQVCCRRPLRPQASSRGQCGLRNSQGINGRIKTPSYVDGDSEFGEYPWQAAILKKDPKESVYVCGGTLIDGLHIMTAAHCIKSYKGFELRVRLGEWDVNHDVEFYPYIERDVISVHVHPLYYAGTLDNDLAILKLDHPVEWPKYPHISPACLPDKYTEYAGQRCWTTGWGKDAFGSNGKYQNILKEVDVPVLPHGQCQQQLRQTRLGYNYELNPGFICAGGEDGKDACKGDGGGPLVCERSGTWQLVGVVSWGIGCGQAGVPGVYVKVAHYLDWISQITGKLSHY; encoded by the exons ATGCGCTGGTTGACACATTTTGGTATCCTGCTACTAACTATAACTAGTATAACTGCAGACTGGTCATGGGGAGGAGAAAATGCAGATAAAAATGTggaagataataatgataaaccAACAGAATTGTTACAAGGGGAAGAAACAGCCGAAGCAcaagaaaagaattttaacaCCACTGGCTCTGTACTGGACGACATCGTTGATGAATTAGTGAGCAGCAAACAAGGCAGAAGTCTGGGTGGCTTTGACGACGTGTATAGCGATCCAACAATCAAAGAAGCTTTAGACTCGGGAGATGATTTAGAAGCTAGAAATTTAATCAAAGGTCGCCTGTGCACCTTAGGACTTattcaa TGTGAAGATGAAGACACTCAAGAAAAAAGGTATGTTTCACCAGATGAACTGATTTATGCCCAACCGGTTGACATCAAACCTTATGGAAAACCCATTGCCTCTATCCCAGTGCGAGGCCCACCTAGAGCTTATGGACCTCCTAAGCCAATGCGCTATCCTCCACGCCCGCAAAAGATTCCTTCTAAGAGACCAGGATATGGTGGAAATATTCGACCAGGGTTTTCTGAGAAATACGGTGTTGCTGGTAGCAACTTCCAATTTTCTCAAAACAGTGGAGCTTATAATGGATACGATTCTAATTATGTAACAAAACCACCGACATTTGCTAACAATGAGCCATATAGTTTTGACAATTCGAAACCTATTTATAACAAAGACCCAACAGCCGGCCACAGCAACAGCAAACCAGACACTATAGTGCAGCAACATGTTCACCACCACTATGTGCATGAAGATGGTAACAAGGAACCTAAAGTTATAATAAAGCCCGTAGCTATTCCAGTGGGATCAGTAGGACATCTAGCATCGCAGTTACACAATCAAGAATCTTCTGACGTTATAACGTCATCGGGAGGTGACTTCAACGCTTTCTCTTCCGGTGGATTTAAGCCCATGACTGGAGGCTTCATTCAAAGCAGTAAGCCAATTTATGAATCAGATACGATTTATGGATCACAATTTGGTCACGGGGGCTTTAACAAAGGGAGCTCTAACTTCCTCAGTCAAGGATTACCAAACCAATTTAACAATAATGCTTTTGAAGATCAAAAATTAGGAAATTCTTTAGGTAACTACGCATCCCAAAATGGAGAGTTCTACAAAAAGGAACTTAATGTAGGATCTAGTAACAACTTGTTTAATCAAGGACCAGCGACATTCGGTCAAAATAATCTTTACCAACAAAATTATCACGAAGCTAAGGCACAAGGATTTGAATGTGCATGTGTAAGCTACGATCAGTGTCCTAGCCAAGAAATTATTGGACGCAGAGACGATTTATATCTGCCAATAGATCCACGTAACAAGGGAAGCGAAATTGTAGCGCTAACCGAAGAACAATTGGATACTTTAAACAAAACTTCCGCCGATGCGCAGCAAAATCAAAATAGTACTGAAGTTAAAGAAATTACTAAAAGAGACGTTAGTGATGCCAAAGACAAGGAAGCGACCAAAGAAATTGAACcc CGCCTCTTTGGCTTGGACGGTTTCGGCGAAAATGGCGGTAATAACAAGAAACAAGTGCAGCCCACGTTTGGTGTCTCTTTTGGGTTGCCCCAACCTTCCCACGGCTATCCTATTAATCCTTTCAACTCAAATCCTTTACACAATCCCTACGGTCCTGCATTAAACGGCGGAGGCCTTAATCTAGGTTTATTGTCCGTTAATCCTTTATTAGCTGTACAAATTACCAAAAATGATTATGGTGAAAAAATAGTAAAACCTTTTGTCAATTTACACGTAACCCCGAATGAACATGTAATTAATAAACTTGGCCACATATTCCACGAAAAGAAGGAATATCTTCTTAATAAGCACGAACATTTTCACCATTACAAACCATACTCTTATGATCATCATTTATATAAACCTATCCATCCGCCATTTTCATATCCTGCACACCCGCCGCATTATATTCACAAACCAATTTATTCACCCCACTTTTCGCATTATGAACATGGTCACTATCGAGAAAATCCACAAAATACTCTCGAAACACCATTAAGTAATGATGATTActatgacgatgatgataatgatagtaATAGTTACGACGGTTCTGTCGATGACAATCCCTATTTGGGTGGTTATGGCTTTGAAAGATCCGCAAATACCAGTGCTAACAATAGAGACGTTAACTACGCTAACCGGTACGCATATTCACGTTCCCTCACCGTCCCTTCTAATCCTGGGGCAAACCGGGGAGGCCAAGCTATTCGATTTCCTGAGAAAAGAAAGCGAAGACAAATTTCACTCGAAGCCTCTGGGATCGAACACATTGAAGAG CGACAAGGATACTTCGGCCGACCACAAATTCCACAATGTCAACAAAACCAAGTGTGCTGTCGTCGCCCACTTCGGCCACAAGCATCCAGCCGTGGTCAGTGTGGACTAAGGAACTCGCAAGGCATCAACGGAAGAATAAAGACACCATCCTACGTGGACGGTGACAGTGAATTTGGAGAATATCCATGGCAAGCCGCTATATTAAAGAAAGACCCTAAAGAATCGGTGTATGTCTGTGGAGGAACACTCATTGATGGACTTCATATTATGACAGCAGCACATTGTATCAAATC aTACAAAGGATTCGAGCTAAGAGTGCGTTTAGGTGAATGGGATGTTAATCACGACGTAGAGTTCTACCCATACATCGAAAGAGACGTCATTTCAGTACATGTGCATCCTCTGTACTATGCTGGAACTTTAGACAACGATCTTGCTATTCTAAAATTGGATCACCCAGTGGAATGGCCCAAGTATCCCCACATCAGCCCCGCCTGCTTGCCCGATAAATACACCGAATACGCTGGGCAAAGGTGTTGGACGACGGGCTGGGGAAAAGACGCGTTCGGCTCCAACGGGAAATATCAAAACATCCTGAAAGAAGTCGATGTTCCAGTACTGCCTCATGGTCAATGTCAACAACAGCTGCGACAGACGCGCCTCGGCTACAACTATGAACTGAATCCAGGGTTCATTTGTGCCGGTGGTGAAGATGGCAAAGATGCTTGCAAAGGTGACGGTGGCGGTCCATTGGTGTGCGAGCGCAGCGGCACTTGGCAATTAGTTGGTGTAGTCTCATGGGGCATTGGATGCGGCCAAGCTGGCGTCCCCGGCGTCTATGTGAAAGTTGCTCACTATCTAGACTGGATCTCACAAATTACTGGGAAACTCTCCCATTATTAA
- the LOC123867978 gene encoding uncharacterized protein LOC123867978, with protein MSSPVIKYVGRTTNFKGKTLWEIVGSLKNYGVGRLIVRSVFERYPEPSFMKIVKVETCPHEERRRVRVWVEKTFRGRTLPKLTEIYRTSYKPDYKLIPKDEEAQLLQSTDCKRTEVILPNTVEMPPLMRKFIVKDHEKKGLEVMKDFVLPLSYHHSPNRVQRIAKGDEKPTVQFTMGLGKPASPSLYEGVSLE; from the exons ATGTCTTCGCCTGTGATCAAATATGTTGGTAGAACTACTAATTTTAAGGGTAAAACGTTATGGGAAATAGTCGGAAGTCTCAAGAATTATGGAGTAGGAAGGTTGATTGTTCGTTCTGTATTCGAACGCTATCCTGAACCTAGTTTTATGAAGATTGTGAAAGTAGAAACATGTCCTCATGAA GAACGTCGTAGAGTTCGGGTTTGGGTAGAAAAAACGTTTAGAGGTAGAACCCTACCAAAACTTACAGAAATCTACCGCACATCATACAAGCCAGATTACAAGCTTATTCCCAAGGATGAAGAAGCACAGTTGCTGCAATCCACAGATTGTAAAAGGACAGAGGTCATATTACCAAACACAGTTGAAATGCCACCATTGATGAGAAAGTTTATTGTCAAAGATCATGAGAAAAAAGGATTAGAG gtcATGAAAGACTTTGTGCTGCCTCTATCATACCACCACAGCCCCAACAGAGTACAAAGAATTGCAAAAGGGGATGAGAAACCTACAGTACAGTTTACTATGGGCCTCGGGAAACCAGCAAGTCCTTCCCTTTATGAGGGAGTGTCGCTAGAATAA
- the LOC123867967 gene encoding uncharacterized protein LOC123867967, whose amino-acid sequence MAGKVSERKNKVGKDAKSAAAEKGETVAAFTLPDSLPCSEIEFPILSKKKYTANWNEIIDESNKTFKEIEEYAQTKKEPTTKSPFYKTESDFITKEVFVHLIPALEETLNKAVIWDALKRQKCFFNGIDHIAQYLWNNNPRYPERQYNNLHLFNMPWVRELLKSKPRPYYPKSWLWPEDYAATLIQKTVRQYFVQREEDVQEMRDFWKKLEIEQNVSEMETNLYLAKKFASQQAFKN is encoded by the exons ATGGCCGGGAAAGTCAGTGAACGTAAGAACAAAGTTGGAAAAGATGCGAAATCTGCTGCAGCTGAAAAAGGTGAAACCGTGGCAGCTTTCACATTACCAGACAGTTTGCCCTGCTCCGAAATTGAGTTTCCAATATTGTCCAAGAAGAAGTACACGGCCAATTGGAACGAGATAATTGACGAaagcaataaaacttttaaagAGATCGAGGAATATGCGCAAACCAAAAAAGAGCCTACAACTAAATCACCATTTTACA AAACCGAAAGTGATTTTATTACAAAGGAAGTTTTCGTTCATCTCATACCGGCATTGGAAGAAACTTTAAACAAAGCAGTAATATGGGACGCTTTGAAAAGACAGAAATGCTTTTTTAATGGGATTGATCATATTGCACAG TACTTATGGAACAACAATCCCCGGTATCCTGAGCGTCAATATAACAATTTGCATTTATTTAACATGCCTTGGGTTCGAGAGTTATTGAAGTCAAA ACCTCGTCCATACTACCCGAAGTCCTGGCTATGGCCAGAAGATTATGCAGCTACTTTGATACAAAAAACCGTCCGGCAATACTTCGTCCAGCGTGAAGAAGATGTGCAAGAGATGCGCGATTTTTGGAAG AAACTGGAAATCGAACAAAATGTATCTGAAATGGAAACTAATCTATATTTAGCCAAGAAGTTTGCTTCACAGCAGGCtttcaaaaattaa